One Maribacter dokdonensis DSW-8 genomic region harbors:
- the rplE gene encoding 50S ribosomal protein L5 — translation MAYVARLKKEYKERIIAALTEEFGYSNVMQVPKLEKIVMSRGVGAAVADKKLIDHAIDEMTMITGQKAVATMSKKDVAAFKLRKGMPIGAKVTLRGERMYEFLDRLVTSALPRVRDFQGIKATGFDGRGNYNLGITEQIIFPEVNIDKINRINGMDITFVTSANTDKEAKSLLTELGLPFKKN, via the coding sequence ATGGCATACGTTGCAAGATTAAAGAAAGAGTATAAGGAGCGAATTATAGCTGCCCTTACCGAAGAGTTTGGTTACAGTAATGTAATGCAGGTTCCTAAGTTAGAGAAGATAGTAATGAGTAGAGGTGTAGGTGCTGCCGTTGCTGACAAGAAACTTATAGACCATGCAATAGATGAAATGACTATGATTACTGGTCAGAAAGCTGTTGCTACAATGTCTAAAAAGGATGTTGCTGCCTTTAAATTAAGAAAAGGTATGCCGATAGGTGCAAAAGTTACCTTAAGAGGTGAGCGTATGTACGAATTTTTGGATCGTTTGGTTACTTCTGCTTTACCACGTGTTAGAGATTTTCAAGGTATTAAAGCAACAGGTTTTGATGGTCGTGGAAATTACAACTTAGGTATTACGGAACAAATTATATTTCCTGAAGTTAATATTGATAAAATCAATAGAATTAACGGTATGGATATTACATTTGTAACTTCTGCCAATACGGATAAGGAAGCAAAATCATTATTAACAGAATTAGGATTACCTTTTAAAAAGAATTAG
- the rpsM gene encoding 30S ribosomal protein S13, translating into MARIAGIDIPKQKRGVIALTYIFGIGRSRSQEILSKAQVSEDTKVSDWNDDEIGRIREAVSEFTIEGELRSETQLNIKRLMDIGCYRGIRHRSGLPLRGQRTKNNSRTRKGKRKTVANKKKATK; encoded by the coding sequence ATGGCAAGAATCGCAGGTATAGATATACCAAAACAAAAGAGAGGTGTTATCGCCTTAACCTACATTTTTGGAATTGGAAGAAGTAGGTCACAAGAAATATTGAGTAAAGCCCAAGTTAGCGAAGATACTAAGGTTTCTGATTGGAATGATGATGAAATAGGACGTATCAGGGAAGCTGTTTCTGAATTTACAATTGAAGGTGAATTACGTTCTGAAACTCAATTGAACATTAAGCGTTTAATGGATATTGGGTGTTATAGAGGAATTCGTCATAGATCAGGTTTACCTTTAAGAGGTCAGCGAACTAAGAACAACTCTAGAACTAGAAAAGGAAAGCGTAAAACAGTTGCTAACAAGAAGAAAGCAACTAAATAA
- the rplP gene encoding 50S ribosomal protein L16 has protein sequence MLQPKRTKFRKMQKGRMKGLAGRGHQLSNGMFGIKNVDDAAFLTSRQIEAARIAATRYMKREGQLWIKIFPDKPITKKPLEVRMGKGKGAPEYFVAVVKPGRIMFEVAGVPMEVAKEALRLAAQKLPVKTKFIVARDYEAGN, from the coding sequence ATGTTACAACCGAAAAGAACAAAGTTCCGTAAGATGCAGAAAGGCCGTATGAAAGGTCTTGCTGGAAGAGGACACCAACTTTCAAATGGTATGTTCGGTATAAAGAATGTTGATGATGCTGCATTTTTAACTTCACGTCAAATAGAAGCTGCACGTATTGCTGCTACTAGATATATGAAAAGGGAAGGGCAATTGTGGATTAAAATATTTCCGGATAAGCCGATTACCAAAAAACCATTAGAAGTACGTATGGGTAAAGGTAAAGGTGCTCCAGAATATTTCGTAGCCGTGGTAAAACCAGGTAGAATTATGTTCGAAGTGGCCGGAGTTCCTATGGAAGTAGCAAAAGAAGCTTTAAGATTGGCGGCTCAAAAACTTCCTGTTAAAACTAAATTTATTGTAGCTCGTGATTACGAGGCTGGAAATTAA
- the rplN gene encoding 50S ribosomal protein L14, which translates to MLQQESRLKVADNTGAKEVLTIRVLGGTKRRYASIGDKIVVTVKEATPNGGIKKGAVSTAVVVRTKKEVRRPDGSYIRFDDNACVLLNPAGEMRGTRVFGPVARELRDKQFMKIVSLAPEVL; encoded by the coding sequence ATGTTACAGCAAGAATCTAGACTAAAAGTAGCGGATAACACCGGAGCAAAGGAAGTTTTAACTATTCGTGTTCTTGGTGGTACCAAAAGAAGATATGCTTCTATAGGTGACAAAATTGTTGTTACCGTTAAAGAAGCAACTCCAAATGGAGGTATCAAGAAAGGTGCGGTGTCAACAGCTGTTGTAGTTCGTACAAAGAAAGAGGTTAGAAGACCTGATGGGTCTTATATCAGATTTGATGATAACGCTTGTGTGTTATTGAATCCTGCCGGAGAAATGAGAGGAACACGTGTTTTCGGACCTGTTGCAAGAGAGCTTAGGGATAAGCAGTTCATGAAGATTGTATCATTGGCCCCAGAGGTATTATAA
- the rpsH gene encoding 30S ribosomal protein S8, producing MVTDTIADYLTRVRNASRAGHRVVEIPASNLKKEITKILFDQGYILSYKFEEDKVQGSIKIALKYDKLTKEPVIKKIQRISKPGLRKYAGSEELPRVLNGLGIAIVSTSHGVMTSKQAKAEKVGGEVLCYVY from the coding sequence ATGGTAACAGATACTATTGCAGATTACCTAACGAGAGTTAGAAACGCTAGTAGAGCGGGACATAGGGTTGTTGAAATCCCTGCGTCAAATCTAAAGAAAGAGATAACTAAAATATTGTTCGATCAAGGATATATTTTAAGTTATAAGTTTGAAGAAGACAAGGTTCAAGGTTCTATTAAAATAGCTTTGAAATATGATAAGCTTACAAAAGAGCCTGTTATCAAGAAAATACAGCGTATAAGTAAGCCTGGTCTTAGAAAATATGCCGGCAGTGAAGAATTGCCACGTGTATTGAATGGTTTAGGTATTGCAATTGTTTCTACATCTCATGGTGTAATGACTAGCAAGCAGGCCAAGGCAGAGAAAGTTGGTGGTGAAGTTTTGTGCTACGTTTATTAA
- the rplF gene encoding 50S ribosomal protein L6, whose product MSRIGNNPVAIPEGVTIEINDNIISVKGKLGELTQEFSGVAIKVEDGQAWVTRPSDSKEHKAKHGLYRSLITNMVEGVSKGWTKELELVGVGYRASNQGQKLDLALGFSHNIVFDLAPEVKVETISEKGKNPIVKLTSHDKQLVGHIAAKIRSFRKPEPYKGKGIKFVGEILRRKAGKSA is encoded by the coding sequence ATGTCTAGAATAGGTAATAATCCAGTCGCAATTCCAGAAGGAGTTACAATTGAAATCAATGACAATATAATTTCTGTAAAAGGAAAATTAGGTGAATTGACTCAAGAATTCTCTGGTGTAGCGATTAAAGTAGAAGATGGTCAGGCTTGGGTAACAAGACCTTCAGATTCTAAAGAGCATAAAGCTAAGCACGGTTTGTATAGATCACTTATCACTAATATGGTTGAAGGTGTTTCTAAAGGTTGGACTAAAGAATTGGAATTAGTTGGTGTAGGATATAGAGCAAGTAATCAAGGGCAAAAACTTGATTTGGCTTTAGGTTTTTCACACAACATTGTTTTTGACTTGGCCCCAGAGGTAAAAGTTGAAACTATATCAGAAAAGGGTAAGAATCCTATCGTAAAGCTGACTTCACATGACAAACAACTAGTTGGTCATATAGCAGCGAAAATCAGATCTTTCCGTAAGCCAGAGCCATACAAAGGGAAAGGTATCAAGTTTGTAGGTGAAATATTAAGAAGAAAAGCTGGTAAGTCAGCTTAA
- the secY gene encoding preprotein translocase subunit SecY, with protein sequence MKNFIDTISNIWKIEELRNRILITLGLLLVYRFGCQIVLPGIDSTQLGGLTDGTDQGIFGLLNAFTGGAFANASVFALGIMPYISASIVVQLMGIAIPYLQKLQKEGESGRKTINQITRWLTIGICIVQAPAYLYGLEAFGVRDSAFLLGKGLDFMVPAVIILVTGTVFAMWLGEKITDKGIGNGISLLIMIGIIATMPQSFVQEFISRTTNNNGGLMFILIEVIIWFLVILACILLVMATRQIPVQYARRTASGGYEKNIMGSRQYIPLKLNASGVMPIIFAQAIMFVPGMIGGAFDDTSFGQWMQVQFSDIFGWAYNLLFAILIIIFTYFYTAITVPTNKMADDLKRSGGFIPGIRPGKETGDYLDKIMSLITLPGSIFLALLAILPAVVVKLMDVQAGWALFYGGTSLLIMVGVAIDTVQQVNSYLLNRHYDGLMKTGKNRKVA encoded by the coding sequence ATGAAGAATTTTATTGATACAATATCCAATATTTGGAAAATAGAAGAGCTAAGAAATAGAATTCTTATTACACTAGGTCTTTTGTTGGTTTATCGTTTTGGTTGTCAAATCGTACTTCCAGGTATAGATTCAACGCAATTAGGTGGGTTGACAGATGGTACTGACCAAGGAATTTTTGGTCTTTTAAATGCATTTACAGGAGGGGCGTTTGCTAATGCTTCTGTTTTTGCATTAGGTATTATGCCATATATCTCTGCTTCTATTGTAGTTCAGTTAATGGGTATTGCAATTCCTTATCTTCAAAAATTGCAAAAAGAAGGAGAAAGTGGTCGTAAGACCATCAATCAAATCACTAGATGGTTGACTATCGGTATTTGTATTGTTCAAGCTCCTGCTTATTTGTATGGTTTAGAAGCCTTTGGTGTTAGGGATAGTGCTTTCTTATTAGGAAAGGGACTTGATTTTATGGTGCCAGCTGTTATTATATTGGTAACAGGTACTGTTTTTGCAATGTGGTTAGGTGAGAAAATTACCGATAAAGGTATTGGTAACGGTATTTCGTTATTGATAATGATTGGTATTATAGCTACTATGCCACAGTCTTTTGTTCAAGAATTTATTTCAAGGACAACAAATAATAATGGTGGACTAATGTTCATTTTAATTGAAGTTATTATTTGGTTCTTGGTTATTTTGGCTTGTATTCTTTTAGTAATGGCTACAAGACAGATTCCTGTACAATATGCAAGACGAACTGCTTCTGGTGGTTATGAGAAGAACATCATGGGGTCTAGACAATATATACCATTGAAGTTAAATGCTTCTGGTGTAATGCCTATAATATTTGCTCAGGCAATCATGTTCGTACCTGGTATGATAGGTGGTGCTTTTGATGATACATCTTTTGGACAGTGGATGCAAGTTCAGTTCAGTGATATATTCGGTTGGGCTTATAATTTACTTTTTGCAATATTGATTATAATCTTCACATATTTTTATACTGCTATTACGGTTCCTACCAATAAGATGGCAGATGACTTAAAAAGAAGTGGTGGTTTTATACCTGGAATTCGTCCTGGGAAAGAAACTGGAGATTATTTAGATAAGATTATGTCTTTAATAACGTTACCTGGATCTATTTTCTTAGCTTTGCTGGCTATTTTACCAGCGGTTGTGGTAAAGTTGATGGATGTTCAAGCTGGATGGGCGTTATTTTATGGTGGTACCTCCCTGTTAATTATGGTTGGTGTTGCTATCGATACGGTACAACAGGTAAATTCATATTTGTTGAACAGACATTATGATGGTTTAATGAAAACCGGTAAAAATAGAAAAGTAGCATAA
- the rpmD gene encoding 50S ribosomal protein L30 produces MAKIKVTQVKSGIKKPQNQKRTLEALGLKRIGQVVEHDDTPNILGMINKVKHLVSTEEA; encoded by the coding sequence ATGGCAAAGATTAAAGTTACACAGGTAAAAAGTGGAATTAAGAAACCTCAAAATCAAAAAAGAACTTTAGAGGCTCTTGGTTTAAAGAGAATTGGTCAGGTAGTTGAGCATGATGATACTCCTAACATTCTTGGAATGATAAATAAAGTTAAACATTTAGTTTCCACTGAGGAAGCTTAA
- the ykgO gene encoding type B 50S ribosomal protein L36 translates to MKVRASVKKRSADCKIVRRKGRLYVINKKNPRFKQRQG, encoded by the coding sequence ATGAAAGTAAGAGCATCAGTTAAAAAGAGAAGTGCCGACTGCAAGATTGTTCGCAGAAAAGGCAGGTTGTACGTAATCAACAAAAAGAATCCTAGATTTAAACAAAGACAAGGGTAA
- the rplR gene encoding 50S ribosomal protein L18 has product MGLSKTQRKLRIRRRIRKVSSGTAARPRLSVFRSNSEIYAQVIDDVKGVTLVSASSRDKDIAKVKGNKTEIAALVGKTIAEKSVKAGLDKVAFDRGGNLYHGRVKSLAEGAREAGLKF; this is encoded by the coding sequence ATGGGATTATCAAAAACACAAAGAAAATTAAGAATCCGTCGTAGAATTCGTAAGGTTTCTTCTGGGACTGCAGCTAGACCAAGGTTATCTGTATTTAGAAGTAATAGCGAAATTTACGCTCAAGTTATAGACGACGTTAAAGGAGTCACTTTAGTATCTGCTTCTTCAAGAGATAAGGATATTGCAAAAGTAAAAGGAAATAAAACCGAGATTGCTGCTTTGGTTGGTAAAACAATCGCTGAGAAATCTGTAAAAGCTGGTTTAGATAAAGTAGCTTTTGATAGAGGGGGTAATTTGTATCATGGTAGAGTTAAGTCTCTAGCTGAAGGTGCAAGAGAAGCAGGTCTAAAATTCTAA
- a CDS encoding DNA-directed RNA polymerase subunit alpha — protein sequence MALFNFQKPDKVIMIDSSDFEGKFEFRPLEPGYGLTVGNALRRVLLSSLEGHAITSVRIDKVEHEFSMIPGVVEDVTEIILNLKQVRFKKQIEDSEAEVVSISVSGKNQLTAGDFQKFISGYQVLNPDLVICNMDAKVSINMEITIEKGRGYVPAEENRKSGAPLGTIAVDSIFTPIKNVKYSIENFRVEQKTDYEKLVFEISSDGSIHPKDALTEAAKVLIHHFMLFSDERITLEADEIAQTETYDEESLHMRQLLKTKLVDMDLSVRALNCLKAAEVDTLGDLVSFNKNDLMKFRNFGKKSLTELEELVINKGLSFGMDLSKYKLDKD from the coding sequence ATGGCATTATTTAATTTTCAGAAACCCGATAAAGTAATAATGATCGATTCCTCTGATTTCGAAGGGAAGTTTGAATTTCGCCCTTTGGAACCTGGTTATGGATTAACTGTTGGGAATGCATTAAGACGAGTATTGCTGTCTTCGTTAGAAGGTCATGCAATTACTTCGGTTAGGATAGATAAAGTAGAGCATGAGTTCTCTATGATTCCTGGCGTTGTTGAAGATGTAACAGAGATTATATTAAACTTGAAACAAGTTCGTTTCAAGAAGCAAATAGAAGATTCTGAAGCTGAAGTTGTTTCAATTTCTGTAAGTGGAAAGAATCAATTGACTGCCGGTGATTTTCAAAAATTTATTTCTGGTTATCAAGTATTAAATCCAGATTTGGTTATCTGTAATATGGATGCAAAAGTTAGCATCAATATGGAGATTACTATTGAAAAGGGTAGAGGATATGTTCCTGCGGAAGAAAATAGAAAGTCTGGTGCTCCATTAGGTACTATTGCTGTTGATTCTATTTTTACACCTATTAAAAATGTAAAATATAGTATTGAAAACTTTCGTGTAGAGCAAAAAACCGATTACGAAAAATTAGTTTTTGAAATTTCTTCGGATGGTTCTATTCATCCTAAGGATGCTTTAACAGAAGCCGCAAAAGTTCTTATTCATCACTTCATGTTATTCTCTGATGAGCGTATCACTTTAGAAGCGGATGAAATTGCTCAAACGGAGACTTATGATGAAGAGTCTCTACACATGAGACAATTGTTAAAAACTAAATTAGTAGACATGGATCTTTCTGTTCGTGCTCTAAACTGTTTAAAAGCAGCTGAAGTTGATACTTTAGGAGATTTAGTTTCTTTCAATAAGAACGATTTAATGAAGTTTAGAAACTTCGGTAAAAAATCTTTAACAGAACTTGAAGAACTTGTGATCAACAAGGGATTAAGTTTTGGTATGGATTTATCAAAATATAAATTAGACAAAGATTAA
- the rpsK gene encoding 30S ribosomal protein S11, with protein sequence MAKASTKVTKKRKVIVDSVGEAHISASFNNIIISLTNKKGDVISWSSAGKLGFRGSKKNTPYAAQVAAEDCSKVAHEAGLRKVKVYVKGPGNGRESAIRSLHNAGIEVTEIIDVTPMPHNGCRPPKRRRV encoded by the coding sequence ATGGCAAAGGCAAGTACTAAAGTTACCAAGAAACGTAAAGTTATAGTTGATTCTGTTGGTGAAGCACACATTAGCGCTTCTTTCAATAATATCATTATCTCTTTGACAAATAAAAAAGGAGATGTTATTTCTTGGTCATCTGCTGGTAAGTTAGGTTTTAGAGGGTCTAAGAAAAATACTCCTTATGCTGCTCAAGTAGCTGCTGAGGATTGTTCAAAAGTTGCTCATGAAGCAGGTTTGAGAAAAGTTAAGGTTTATGTAAAAGGTCCAGGTAATGGTAGAGAATCTGCTATTAGGTCTTTACATAATGCAGGTATCGAAGTAACTGAAATCATTGATGTTACACCAATGCCTCACAACGGGTGTAGACCTCCAAAAAGAAGAAGAGTTTAA
- the rplX gene encoding 50S ribosomal protein L24 has product MKKLKIKTGDTVRIIAGDHKGTEGKVMRVDLEKNKAIVEGANMVSKHEKPSAKNPQGGIVKKEALIHISNLGLIDSKTGDVTRVGYEVRDGKKVRVSKKSNEVI; this is encoded by the coding sequence ATGAAAAAGTTAAAAATCAAAACAGGAGACACGGTAAGAATCATTGCTGGAGACCATAAAGGGACTGAAGGTAAGGTTATGCGTGTTGATCTTGAGAAAAATAAAGCCATCGTTGAAGGTGCCAATATGGTATCTAAACATGAGAAGCCTAGTGCTAAGAATCCTCAAGGTGGTATTGTAAAAAAAGAAGCTTTAATCCATATTTCTAACTTAGGGTTAATCGACAGTAAAACTGGAGATGTAACTAGAGTAGGTTACGAAGTAAGGGATGGTAAAAAAGTTAGGGTTTCCAAAAAATCCAATGAAGTAATTTAG
- the rpsN gene encoding 30S ribosomal protein S14: MAKESMKARERKRERTVANYAEKRKALKEAGDYEALQRLPKNASPVRLHNRCKLTGRPKGYMRTFGISRVMFREMANAGLIPGVKKASW, translated from the coding sequence ATGGCTAAGGAATCAATGAAAGCCCGTGAGAGAAAAAGGGAAAGAACTGTAGCAAATTATGCTGAAAAGCGCAAAGCTTTGAAAGAAGCTGGTGATTATGAAGCGTTGCAGAGATTACCTAAAAATGCATCTCCGGTACGTTTGCATAACAGATGTAAATTAACTGGTAGACCAAAAGGTTACATGAGAACTTTTGGTATTTCAAGGGTAATGTTCAGAGAGATGGCTAACGCTGGATTAATTCCAGGGGTTAAGAAAGCTAGCTGGTAA
- the rplQ gene encoding 50S ribosomal protein L17 gives MRHGKKVNHLGRKTAHRKAMLANMACSLIEHKRINTTVAKAKALKQFVEPLITKSKAENNVSAEKGTHNRRIVFKNLRDKNAVTELFSVVSEKVADRPGGYTRIIKLGNRLGDNADMAMIELVDFNELYNAGKPKKKSTRRSRRSGSAATEAPAAEKEAKVVEETKPEAEAQTDTEAKTDDSKE, from the coding sequence ATGAGACACGGTAAAAAAGTTAATCACTTAGGTAGAAAAACAGCGCATAGAAAAGCTATGTTGGCAAACATGGCTTGTTCATTGATTGAACACAAAAGAATCAATACTACTGTAGCGAAAGCGAAAGCTTTAAAACAGTTTGTTGAGCCTTTGATTACTAAATCAAAAGCTGAGAACAATGTAAGTGCTGAAAAGGGTACCCATAATAGACGTATAGTTTTCAAAAACTTACGTGATAAGAATGCTGTAACTGAATTATTCAGTGTGGTTTCTGAGAAGGTAGCCGATAGACCAGGTGGTTATACAAGGATCATTAAACTTGGTAATCGTTTAGGTGATAATGCTGATATGGCAATGATAGAATTGGTTGATTTCAACGAATTATACAATGCTGGTAAGCCTAAGAAAAAATCTACTAGAAGAAGTAGAAGATCTGGCTCTGCTGCTACTGAAGCTCCTGCAGCTGAAAAGGAAGCTAAGGTAGTTGAAGAGACTAAGCCTGAAGCTGAAGCACAAACCGATACAGAAGCTAAGACAGATGATTCAAAGGAATAA
- the rpsD gene encoding 30S ribosomal protein S4: MARYTGPKSKIARKFGEAIFGDDKSFEKKNYPPGQHGNNRRRGKKSEYSVQLMEKQKAKYTYGILEKQFRNLFQTAKRKEGVAGEILLQLCESRLDNVVYRMGISPTRSGARQLVSHRHITVNGELVNIPSYSLKAGDVVGVREKSKSLQSIQDSLAASSAVYEWISWNSEKKEGTYVSIPERMQIPENIKEQLIVELYSK, translated from the coding sequence ATGGCAAGATATACAGGACCAAAATCAAAGATCGCTCGTAAATTCGGCGAAGCAATTTTCGGAGACGACAAATCTTTCGAAAAGAAAAATTACCCTCCAGGACAACACGGTAATAACAGAAGAAGAGGTAAAAAATCTGAGTACTCTGTTCAATTGATGGAGAAACAAAAAGCTAAATATACTTACGGTATTTTAGAGAAACAATTTAGAAACTTATTCCAGACTGCTAAGAGAAAAGAAGGTGTTGCTGGTGAGATTTTACTTCAATTATGTGAGTCACGTTTAGATAACGTAGTTTATAGAATGGGTATATCTCCAACTAGAAGCGGTGCAAGACAATTAGTATCTCATAGACACATTACGGTTAATGGTGAGTTGGTAAACATACCTTCTTATTCATTAAAAGCGGGAGATGTTGTTGGTGTTAGAGAGAAATCTAAATCATTACAAAGTATTCAAGATTCATTAGCTGCTAGTAGTGCAGTATATGAGTGGATTTCTTGGAATAGCGAAAAGAAGGAAGGGACTTACGTTTCTATTCCTGAAAGAATGCAAATTCCAGAAAATATCAAAGAACAATTAATCGTGGAGTTATACTCTAAATAA
- the infA gene encoding translation initiation factor IF-1 has translation MAKQAAIEQDGSIIEALSNAMFRVELENGHVVTAHISGKMRMHYIKLLPGDKVKLEMSPYDLTKARITYRY, from the coding sequence ATGGCTAAACAGGCAGCAATAGAACAAGATGGATCTATCATTGAAGCATTATCAAATGCAATGTTTCGTGTAGAATTGGAGAACGGACATGTGGTAACAGCGCATATATCAGGTAAGATGCGTATGCACTATATTAAACTATTACCTGGAGATAAGGTTAAATTGGAGATGAGTCCGTATGACCTTACAAAAGCAAGAATTACATATAGATACTAA
- the rpmC gene encoding 50S ribosomal protein L29, whose protein sequence is MKKQEIKEMSVEGLTEKLAEYKKQHSDLKIAHFVTPLENPLQIRKVRRTVARIATELTNRENQ, encoded by the coding sequence ATGAAAAAACAAGAGATTAAAGAAATGTCTGTGGAAGGACTTACGGAGAAACTGGCCGAGTACAAGAAGCAACATTCAGATTTGAAAATTGCGCATTTTGTAACTCCGTTAGAAAATCCACTTCAGATTAGAAAAGTAAGGAGAACGGTGGCAAGAATAGCAACTGAATTAACTAATAGGGAAAACCAATAA
- the rpsE gene encoding 30S ribosomal protein S5, whose protein sequence is MFQKYKNVETVKPGGLDLKDKLVGIQRVTKVTKGGRAFGFSAIVVVGDENGVVGHGLGKSKEVATAIAKAIEDGKKNLVRIPLNKGTLPHEQKGKFGGARVYIQPASHGTGVIAGGAVRSVLESVGVHDVLSKSQGSSNPHNVVKATFDALLQLRDAKTIATQRGVSLEKVFKG, encoded by the coding sequence ATGTTCCAAAAATATAAAAACGTAGAAACTGTTAAGCCAGGTGGTTTAGATTTAAAAGATAAATTAGTTGGTATTCAGCGTGTAACTAAGGTAACAAAAGGTGGTAGAGCATTCGGTTTTTCTGCAATTGTTGTTGTAGGTGATGAAAATGGTGTTGTAGGTCACGGTTTAGGTAAATCTAAAGAAGTTGCTACTGCAATTGCCAAAGCAATTGAAGATGGTAAAAAGAATTTAGTGCGTATACCTTTGAACAAAGGTACTTTACCACATGAGCAAAAAGGTAAATTCGGTGGGGCTAGAGTATATATTCAGCCTGCATCTCATGGTACCGGTGTTATTGCTGGTGGTGCTGTAAGATCAGTACTTGAATCAGTTGGTGTACATGATGTATTGTCTAAGTCTCAAGGTTCTTCAAACCCACATAATGTTGTAAAAGCTACTTTTGATGCTTTATTGCAACTTAGAGATGCAAAAACCATTGCAACACAAAGAGGTGTTTCTTTAGAAAAAGTATTTAAAGGCTAA
- the rpsQ gene encoding 30S ribosomal protein S17 — MEKRNLRKERVGVVTSNKMEKSIVISEVKRVKHPMYGKFVLKTKKYVAHDEKNDCNIGDTVKIMETRPMSKTKCWRLVEILERAK; from the coding sequence ATGGAAAAAAGAAACTTAAGAAAAGAGAGAGTAGGAGTTGTCACTAGTAATAAGATGGAGAAATCCATAGTTATTTCTGAGGTGAAAAGAGTAAAACATCCTATGTACGGTAAATTCGTTTTGAAGACAAAGAAGTATGTTGCGCATGACGAAAAGAACGATTGTAACATTGGTGATACTGTAAAGATCATGGAAACTCGTCCTATGAGTAAAACCAAATGTTGGAGATTAGTAGAAATCTTAGAAAGAGCTAAATAA
- the rplO gene encoding 50S ribosomal protein L15: MGLHSLQPAEGSVNRDGKRLGRGQGSGKGGTAARGHKGAKSRSGYSKKIGFEGGQMPLQRRVPKFGFTNINRKNYQGINLEKLQELVDNKVITNEVSLDILIENGLVGKNDLVKILGNGELKATLKVSVHKFTASAKAAIEAAGGEAISL, encoded by the coding sequence ATGGGTTTACATAGTCTACAGCCTGCAGAAGGTTCAGTAAATAGAGACGGAAAACGCCTTGGTAGAGGTCAGGGTTCTGGTAAGGGAGGAACTGCTGCAAGAGGGCATAAAGGAGCGAAATCAAGATCTGGTTATTCTAAGAAAATTGGTTTTGAAGGTGGTCAAATGCCTTTGCAACGTCGTGTACCTAAATTTGGTTTTACGAATATTAACCGTAAGAATTACCAAGGTATCAACTTAGAAAAGTTACAAGAACTTGTAGATAATAAAGTTATTACCAATGAGGTGTCTTTAGACATTTTAATTGAGAATGGTTTAGTTGGTAAAAATGATTTAGTGAAAATTTTAGGAAATGGCGAGTTAAAAGCTACTCTTAAAGTTTCAGTACATAAATTTACAGCATCTGCCAAAGCAGCAATTGAAGCAGCAGGTGGTGAAGCAATAAGTTTGTAA